The proteins below come from a single Aegilops tauschii subsp. strangulata cultivar AL8/78 chromosome 6, Aet v6.0, whole genome shotgun sequence genomic window:
- the LOC109784985 gene encoding uncharacterized protein: MRESAASWSITAVYGPQSDSDKAAFIEEIKGIKSAMLPSWMLLGDFNLICKAEDKSNSSINRRLMNAFKSALNALEVSELRLHGRRFTWVSSCIAQTRTKIDHVFCTTDWSLLFPQCHLRAVSSSISDHCAMVLTGQVCQRQYRGFRFEDYWIKLRGFKDIVSESWAAVVYHGDAMWTLHHKLSRLARALRIWSRSRVGNINLLKCIADQIIMGLDQAQDSRDLTIAEIALRVFLKHKVLGLAAVQRIRIRQRSRLLWLRAVDKQQELLNHFSASIGTSRVREKTLNWGYLGLPTHDLTSLEAPFSANEVRAAVMSLPSGKAPGPDGFTTSFFKSCWDLIGPDVTAALNQLFNLRGKRWNLLNSAQITLIHKSDDAVRVKDFRPISLMHSVAKILCKTLSLRLAPFLSTLVPYSQSAFIQTRCIQDNFLYVKNAIRMLYKNKEPSLFLKLDIAGAFDLVSWGYLLELMQRLGFGAKWCDMISLIWGSASSRVMANGELGNRFYHRQGLRQGDPLSPMLFTIAIAPLHWLFLKATTVGALTPLHLPPSQLRVSLYADDAALFLSPTSRDIEVCKGIFCAFGSASGLCANLTKSGVYPVCCEELDLQALLQAFPIAVMQFPCKYLGLPLHYRKISRNDVQPTLDKMASKLQRWRGKLLSSDARVRLVNSVLSAIPTYLISVFKLDIWAIKQIDKLRRNFLWRSKPEASGGIALLNWATVCRPKRLGGLGVLDIRKFGRALRLRWMWLDKQREIRPWTGSVIPCDEVDQALFRASSTLNFGNGRDTSFWHDRWLDGQAPKFMAPDLFVLSTKKKISVSEAINGQAWMAGLRRITQTSQLRQYTHLWLRLQQVQLNSEVDSVSWKGTTDGVYSARSAYQYQFMGSYSSINFEKLWKTKVEGKCRFFMWLWLRGRVLTNDNLQTRGIPHANCCPLCDQEETPFHLILKCSFSRDVWHQVACLCETMEIASNAQAAASISEWWNDLTCSLARKDMVTAIYTCCQIWKERNRRVFEHVSLTADGVLHLIRQDLRLPTTTMHWLSDCENDPPPEPD, from the exons ATGCGCGAGTCTGCCGCTTCCTGGAGCATCACTGCTGTTTACGGACCTCAGTCTGACAGTGACAAAGCCGCTTTTATTGAGGAAATTAAGGGGATTAAATCTGCAATGCTCCCATCTTGGATGCTGCTAGGGGACTTCAACCTGATTTGCAAGGCCGAAGATAAGAGCAACAGCTCCATTAATAGGAGACTTATGAATGCCTTCAAGTCGGCTCTGAACGCACTGGAGGTTTCGGAGCTTCGTCTCCATGGACGGCGTTTCACCTGGGTCAGCAGCTGCATAGCACAAACCAGGACAAAAATTGATCATGTGTTCTGCACGACAGATTGGAGTTTGTTGTTTCCTCAGTGCCACTTGCGTGCGGTGTCTTCCTCCATCTCTGATCATTGTGCTATGGTGCTGACTGGGCAGGTCTGTCAGCGTCAGTACAGGGGGTTTCGTTTTGAGGATTACTGGATTAAGCTCAGGGGATTCAAGGATATAGTCAGCGAGTCATGGGCTGCTGTAGTCTACCACGGTGATGCAATGTGGACCCTTCACCACAAGCTTTCGAGGCTGGCTCGCGCGCTTCGCATTTGGAGCCGCTCTCGTGTGGGTAACATCAACCTCCTGAAATGCATTGCGGATCAGATCATCATGGGTTTGGACCAGGCTCAAGATAGTAGGGATCTGACCATTGCGGAGATCGCACTGCGGGTGTTCCTGAAGCATAAGGTTCTGGGTTTGGCTGCAGTCCAGCGTATCCGCATCAGGCAACGCTCCAGGTTGTTGTGGCTCCGCGCAG TTGACAAGCAGCAAGAGCTTCTGAACCACTTCTCTGCATCTATAGGCACTTCGCGGGTGAGAGAGAAAACTCTGAACTGGGGCTATTTGGGGCTGCCTACCCATGATCTGACCTCTCTGGAAGCACCATTCTCTGCAAACGAGGTCCGTGCCGCGGTCATGTCACTACCTTCTGGCAAGGCTCCGGGTCCGGACGGATTTACGACTAGTTTTTTCAAGAGCTGCTGGGATCTGATTGGTCCAGATGTCACGGCTGCACTGAATCAGTTATTTAATCTTAGGGGTAAGAGATGGAATCTCCTCAACTCTGCACAAATAACCTTAATCCACAAGTCAGATGATGCTGTCCGTGTTAAGGACTTCCGCCCCATAAGTTTGATGCATTCAGTGGCTAAGATTCTGTGTAAAACACTCTCTCTCAGGCTTGCACCCTTCCTCTCCACTTTGGTGCCATACTCTCAAAGTGCTTTCATCCAGACTAGATGCATACAGGACAATTTTCTCTATGTGAAGAATGCAATTCGTATGCTGTACAAAAATAAGGAGCCTAGCCTCTTCCTGAAGCTTGATATTGCTGGTGCTTTTGACTTGGTCTCTTGGGGTTATTTGCTGGAACTGATGCAGCGGCTAGGCTTTGGCGCCAAGTGGTGTGACATGATCAGCCTGATCTGGGGTTCTGCTTCATCGAGAGTTATGGCAAACGGCGAACTTGGAAATCGTTTTTATCACCGTCAAGGTCTGAGGCAGGGTGACCCTCTGTCACCTATGCTTTTCACGATTGCGATCGCGCCGTTGCATTGGCTGTTTCTAAAGGCTACTACTGTTGGTGCTCTGACTCCACTTCATCTGCCGCCTTCTCAGCTGCGGGTGAGTCTATATGCCGATGATGCTGCCCTATTTTTATCTCCGACTTCTAGGGACATTGAGGTCTGCAAAGGAATTTTTTGTGCTTTTGGCAGCGCCTCTGGACTATGTGCTAACCTTACCAAGAGTGGTGTCTACCCTGTTTGTTGTGAAGAGCTTGACCTTCAGGCTTTGTTGCAAGCCTTCCCAATCGCGGTGATGCAATTCCCATGCAAATACCTCGGCCTGCCATTACACTACAGGAAGATCTCGAGGAACGATGTGCAGCCAACCCTGGACAAGATGGCCTCGAAACTGCAAAGATGGCGTGGCAAACTGCTCTCAAGCGATGCGAGGGTGCGGCTGGTTAACTCGGTCCTCTCTGCCATCCCCACATACCTCATCTCGGTGTTCAAGTTGGACATATGGGCCATCAAACAAATTGACAAACTCCGAAGGAACTTCCTATGGAGATCCAAACCGGAGGCCTCTGGAGGAATTGCACTTCTGAATTGGGCCACGGTCTGTCGCCCAAAGAGGCTTGGAGGTCTCGGTGTGCTGGATATCAGGAAGTTTGGGCGTGCTCTTCGGCTTCGCTGGATGTGGTTAGATAAGCAAAGGGAGATCAGGCCTTGGACTGGCTCCGTTATTCCTTGTGATGAGGTCGACCAGGCACTTTTCAGAGCATCCTCCACGCTTAATTTTGGGAATGGCAGGGACACCTCCTTCTGGCATGACAGGTGGCTTGACGGCCAAGCTCCCAAATTCATGGCCCCTGATCTGTTTGTACTAAGCACCAAGAAGAAGATTAGCGTTTCCGAGGCAATCAATGGCCAGGCCTGGATGGCAGGATTGCGGCGCATCACTCAGACCTCGCAGCTTCGTCAGTACACACACCTTTGGCTTAGACTACAACAGGTTCAGCTTAACTCTGAAGTAGATTCAGTCTCTTGGAAGGGCACCACGGATGGTGTTTACTCTGCACGGTCAGCTTATCAATACCAGTTCATGGGCTCATACTCCAGTATCAATTTTGAGAAGCTTTGGAAGACCAAGGTGGAGGGAAAATGTCGCTTCTTCATGTGGCTGTGGTTGCGAGGTCGTGTCCTAACCAATGATAATCTCCAGACCAGAGGGATCCCTCATGCCAACTGTTGCCCTCTATGCGATCAGGAGGAGACACCCTTCCATCTAATTCTGAAGTGCTCCTTTTCTAGGGATGTTTGGCATCAGGTGGCCTGTTTGTGTGAGACTATGGAAATTGCGTCAAATGCCCAGGCCGCGGCTTCCATCTCTGAATGGTGGAATGATCTAACTTGTTCTTTGGCTAGGAAGGACATGGTCACGGCAATTTACACCTGCTGTCAGATTTGGAAGGAGCGGAACAGGCGGGTCTTTGAGCATGTTTCCCTTACAGCAGACGGTGTTCTTCATCTTATCAGACAGGATCTTCGGCTACCCACAACAACCATGCACTGGCTATCAGACTGCGAGAATGACCCACCACCGGAGCCAGATTAA